The following are encoded in a window of Bacteroidales bacterium genomic DNA:
- a CDS encoding T9SS type A sorting domain-containing protein, whose protein sequence is MKKKLHLLLLSLVILISLAGFSQKSVIHINEMPDPRQWEHFADVEGFVLINEQASQPIQVHPLSREYAPMFGWPVWNTGISSRGGIFGNLDDDPDLEIVYCLSTKVYARKKDGSHVNGWPQNVNSSAEYGAPAYGDIDGDGSEEIVVACRAPGTGNTGQIYAFKKDGTALTGFPIYCDGGPTKTPVLADLDNDGAHEIIVELRKWPDGKVIVYKGDASTMNGWPQLLDYIPASAVAVGDITGDDIPEIVAESYYKIWAFDANGNVIQGFPYTPPAGGVFSYSSPVLADIDGDGFREIVVGDHSLTNGSGAIHIIKNDGSSLPGWPKFTGNWIYGPASVADIDGDTFPDILVGDQVLSVTPTDYVYGWNRFGNNLPGFPIGPIDAVNCQIIVADMDGDGLPELVFDDNTGNGILNGYNHDGTIMEGWPLSVLGSSFFTNAMVMDVEGDGTLNLSATSYISNTNTTYKYLWESNVLMNDELAVLPVLQYNVRHTGVYGDVNNPTVSIPETKQPNALQADCFPNPCADETTVLLNLKLESLVQIQVMNENGILIQQILPEKLQEGHHRIVLRLDSHLPGLYIVKIVVNGASHYIKLFRHS, encoded by the coding sequence ATGAAAAAGAAACTCCATCTGCTGTTGTTATCATTGGTAATTTTGATTTCTCTGGCAGGTTTTAGTCAGAAGAGCGTAATTCATATCAATGAAATGCCTGATCCCCGGCAATGGGAGCACTTTGCTGATGTTGAGGGTTTTGTACTGATCAATGAACAGGCCTCCCAACCAATTCAGGTTCATCCGTTGAGCCGGGAATATGCTCCCATGTTTGGATGGCCTGTTTGGAATACCGGTATTTCCAGCCGTGGAGGAATATTTGGCAACCTGGATGATGATCCTGATTTGGAAATCGTTTATTGCCTTTCAACAAAAGTGTATGCCCGGAAGAAAGACGGCAGCCATGTTAACGGTTGGCCTCAGAATGTGAACAGCAGTGCAGAATATGGTGCACCTGCCTATGGTGATATTGACGGCGATGGTTCAGAGGAAATTGTGGTGGCCTGCCGCGCTCCCGGAACCGGCAACACTGGCCAGATCTACGCTTTTAAAAAAGATGGAACAGCGCTTACCGGCTTCCCTATTTACTGCGATGGTGGCCCCACCAAAACCCCTGTGCTGGCTGACCTCGATAATGATGGCGCTCATGAAATCATCGTAGAACTGCGGAAATGGCCTGACGGAAAAGTTATCGTTTACAAAGGCGATGCCTCAACCATGAATGGCTGGCCCCAACTGCTTGACTATATCCCGGCTTCAGCGGTGGCTGTCGGGGATATCACGGGTGACGATATTCCGGAGATTGTTGCGGAATCTTACTACAAAATCTGGGCTTTCGATGCGAATGGAAATGTCATTCAGGGTTTTCCCTACACTCCGCCCGCCGGCGGAGTATTTTCCTACTCAAGTCCTGTACTGGCCGATATTGACGGGGATGGCTTTCGCGAGATCGTGGTGGGTGATCACTCCCTGACAAACGGTTCAGGGGCAATACACATTATAAAAAATGACGGATCATCACTTCCCGGCTGGCCAAAATTTACAGGTAACTGGATTTATGGACCGGCATCAGTGGCCGATATTGATGGCGACACCTTCCCTGATATTCTTGTTGGGGACCAGGTTTTATCAGTTACCCCGACAGATTATGTGTATGGGTGGAACAGGTTCGGAAATAATTTGCCCGGCTTTCCCATCGGGCCTATTGATGCGGTCAATTGCCAGATCATCGTCGCTGACATGGATGGAGATGGCCTTCCAGAGCTTGTATTTGACGACAACACCGGAAACGGCATCCTCAATGGTTACAATCATGACGGAACGATCATGGAAGGCTGGCCTTTGAGTGTGCTCGGTTCATCCTTTTTTACCAATGCAATGGTAATGGATGTCGAAGGCGATGGGACCCTGAACCTGAGTGCAACAAGTTATATCAGTAACACCAATACCACCTATAAATACCTCTGGGAATCAAATGTTCTGATGAATGATGAACTGGCGGTGTTACCTGTTCTTCAATACAACGTGAGGCATACGGGAGTGTATGGGGACGTGAACAATCCAACGGTCTCAATCCCTGAGACAAAGCAACCAAATGCTTTACAGGCAGATTGTTTCCCAAATCCCTGTGCTGATGAAACCACAGTACTTTTAAACCTAAAACTTGAATCACTGGTACAAATCCAGGTAATGAACGAAAATGGCATTTTGATACAGCAGATTTTACCTGAAAAGCTGCAAGAAGGCCATCATCGTATTGTTCTCCGTTTGGACAGCCATTTACCTGGTCTGTATATTGTCAAAATAGTGGTTAACGGGGCATCGCACTATATTAAGCTTTTCAGACACAGTTAG